In the genome of Magnolia sinica isolate HGM2019 chromosome 2, MsV1, whole genome shotgun sequence, one region contains:
- the LOC131236730 gene encoding MADS-box transcription factor 26-like isoform X1: MVRGKVQMKRIENLAHRQVTFCKRRGGLLKKAKELSVLCDADIGIVIFSTHGKLYELATKGTMQGLMERYMETSGAVMERRETKVRKPASELEKEISMLKEEIQQIEKDVRYMFEERPRDMTWDDLHALERHLELWINHIRATKMQILLQETQLLKKKEGILKAANVFLREKIVEQTGIFDMYSVAAGIPCPLTIQNEIFHF, translated from the exons ATGGTACGAGGGAAGGTCCAGATGAAGCGGATCGAGAACCTGGCCCACCGTCAGGTCACCTTCTGCAAGCGCCGAGGCGGGCTGCTCAAGAAAGCCAAGGAGCTATCCGTTCTATGTGATGCTGATATCGGGATTGTTATATTCTCTACTCATGGCAAGCTATATGAACTAGCTACCAAAGG AACAATGCAAGGTTTGATGGAGAGGTATATGGAAACATCAGGAGCTGTGATGGAGAGACGTGAAACAAAAGTTAGAAAACCAGCCTCG GAATTAGAGAAAGAGATATCGATGTTGAAAGAAGAGATACAACAGATAGAAAAGGATGTCAG ATATATGTTTGAGGAGAGACCAAGAGATATGACGTGGGATGACTTACATGCATTGGAAAGGCATCTTGAACTATGGATAAATCACATCCGAGCAACAAAG ATGCAAATTTTGCTTCAAGAGACGCAGTTACTGAAAAAGAAG GAGGGAATACTCAAAGCAGCGAATGTATTTCTTCGCGAaaag ATTGTGGAGCAAACTGGGATTTTCGATATGTATTCGGTGGCTGCAGGGATTCCATGTCCGCTAACAAtacaaaatgagatttttcatttttag
- the LOC131236730 gene encoding MADS-box transcription factor 26-like isoform X2: MVRGKVQMKRIENLAHRQVTFCKRRGGLLKKAKELSVLCDADIGIVIFSTHGKLYELATKGTMQGLMERYMETSGAVMERRETKVRKPASELEKEISMLKEEIQQIEKDVRYMFEERPRDMTWDDLHALERHLELWINHIRATKMQILLQETQLLKKKEGILKAANVFLREKGFHVR, from the exons ATGGTACGAGGGAAGGTCCAGATGAAGCGGATCGAGAACCTGGCCCACCGTCAGGTCACCTTCTGCAAGCGCCGAGGCGGGCTGCTCAAGAAAGCCAAGGAGCTATCCGTTCTATGTGATGCTGATATCGGGATTGTTATATTCTCTACTCATGGCAAGCTATATGAACTAGCTACCAAAGG AACAATGCAAGGTTTGATGGAGAGGTATATGGAAACATCAGGAGCTGTGATGGAGAGACGTGAAACAAAAGTTAGAAAACCAGCCTCG GAATTAGAGAAAGAGATATCGATGTTGAAAGAAGAGATACAACAGATAGAAAAGGATGTCAG ATATATGTTTGAGGAGAGACCAAGAGATATGACGTGGGATGACTTACATGCATTGGAAAGGCATCTTGAACTATGGATAAATCACATCCGAGCAACAAAG ATGCAAATTTTGCTTCAAGAGACGCAGTTACTGAAAAAGAAG GAGGGAATACTCAAAGCAGCGAATGTATTTCTTCGCGAaaag GGATTCCATGTCCGCTAA